GCTCTTCAGGACGAGAAAAACTTGACCATAATATCTTTAAGAAAACTCCAATCGTGACCGAAAAGTTGTATGCTTATTAACGCATGTCTTTGATCGAATATTGAACACTGACTTAAAGAAAAATACTGTTGCAATTGTTATTGTGAGCCATTGCTTTTGTTCAAATATACTCTGTGCGccttccgtttaaaaaaaaaggttaattcatATAGAAAGGTAGTGTATaatggttttttttttaatcatattgcCACTGATGATGATATGGAAATACAAAACCACATAGCAACCATTGCTGTTGACTTAAACTCAATCGCATTATTAAGGACACACACTGTGAAATGCACATCCCAGCTTAAAATTGTACATGCCGAGTGCAAGATGTCCTGAGAGTTAACTATATTTCTGTTTCATGCTTCGCCATAGCGATTTTTGTAAAAATGATGTTGATATTAAGTATGAACAGCAGAATAATTGTACGGTTAAGATGTtcaaaacatgtttgtgtttatataatgCTATTTTTTAACGAATAAAACAAAAACGCTGCAATAAaccatgcattttatttttaagaaagtTTTGCGTTCAATTCATGAATATTTCCCTAGTCAAAACATTGTCAATATTCATTCATGACCCAATTGATTTAGTCCAAGTCAAAATTAAGGTCAATTGCAAggtaaaaatttggttaagttattTGGGtgttttacaagtattaataAACAATATCCTAACATGTATAACATCTTTGTAGCAAATAGTAATGATGTTAAACAAAACGGGTAATTTTTGGGTGAATCAAGAATCCGGACCTTCATACTAAGTTTAAGTCAAACCGTTGACCAATCATATGGCCACAATAAGATTGAAGACATCATCCATAAATGTCTCAGaagtttgtaaaaacaatttctaatgttgaACGAAACATTTGGGTAACCTTAATACGTATGTTTGGACGGACATAACAACGGACAGGTAAAATGCTAATTGCCTCCCGGCATCTGTAGTTGATTTGGGCATACCAATCACTTCGCGTTCTCAAATGCTTGGTGTTACTCTTGAACGGGCCTATAATCAGTGAAAGCTCTTAATGTATGTggcaaaacaaaccaaatatagTACATTACCAGCATATCTACATTTAGATTTATCCTCATATAACGTCTTCACTTGTCGCCCAGTCATGGTGTATTGATAAACTGCAGTACCGGATGTTACAAACAAGTCGCCTTTGTGAATTGCAATACCGTAGCATCGATGGTTCAATTGCAGACGATTTATTTTTTCCATCCTCCCTTTTTTCACTCGTAAGAAATGAATTTCATTAACGGAATCGTCGTTGCATACAGAGACCGCCATCTCGTTGGGGGACATGTTGCACATGGACATGGGCGAAGTAGGTAATTGTATTTGCTCTATCATAGTGTACGCCCTATTTAGGAGTTTAACACAATTGTTGGCACCGTCAGCAATCAGTAAATCCCCATTTGACGACTTGCATATACCCGTTATGTAACTAACGTACTTATCAGTCGTTATTCGCGCGTCGTATTGTGACTTCTCCATAATGCTTACAACCTTGTTAGGGTCACTAAGGTAATGCGACACAGTTTCTTGACTGGCAATAAGTCCAAAGTCTGTGGACGAACGAAGAAACTTCTCCAAATCTGTGTTGAGATGAAATGCAATGTCTTCGTTTTTAGTTGCATCTCGAAAAAATAAATCTGCATAGTCGGTTTGGTCTAAACATTTTCTGTACATAATAAACGACCGCTCAGGCGACGTTTTGTGTATTTCTTTAATGTTATAACCCTTCATCATTGAACTAGATTGAACgcaatattttgttacaaattccAAAGACTTCTTTAATGTAGAATGCAAATCTCTTAATTTTCTTTCTGTATTTTGTTGCCGTTGATCTAGTTGTTCGTTTATCTGACGACGTGCATCAACTATTTCTTCCAACACTTTTTCGTACATCCTGTTGAGATACTTAATATTTTGTTCTCCCATTTTCATCGTATCCTCTAGACGTTCCATCAATGATTCATATGTAGTATGTATCTGAGCTTCTTCTAAGGGTCGTGTTGTACGTTTTACCATGTCAGTCAATAGAACTACTTGACTGCATTGTCTGAAACATATAAATGCATACCAACAATggataattatattataagtatATCAACATTAGTATTATTTatctgtttttttaaattgaatgttATAATTTGTATTATCGTAATTACGGACGAACGCATCAAACGACTATGTTTAAACCAGTTTAGTATTCATAATTATTGTGTATGTATGaagtaaataataacattgttATGTTGAAAACTTTGGACCTGTGATGTTTTATTTAACTATGTTATATTGTCTGTAGGAATAATGGATAATTAACACACTAGACGTTATCAAAACAATGAAACTTCATTTCACGAACACGCTGCGTTCTAGTAATCAATCATACGTTATTTTCATACaagtaaacattatattaaaacatatatcgTAAACTTGTATTGCGTTGTGTATGGGAAATCAAGTACACATATTAACGTGAATATAAGCGTTTCGTTTTTCACGTATTGAACGGAGAAAAACTTCAGGTAAACATTTTCACTTTAACAAATGAGTAGCATAGAACCAACAATACACTTtaatttttatcccattttcaccgcgacattgacggtataacacgttgtgggatatacttgcttgtattcaacactgtggaatatacctgtcgcgtgcacggactactttttaaatgacgtcatgcgatatacgctaaaattaggtcgattttataacgaaagcatatacatttgacatttaacttaaatattaagaatgtacaacaagccatacacatatcgcacagttcatgaataatctgctatgtttgctttcctatttaattcacgttaggcatagagctgtgtaaagtataagatggtaaaaatagcaccacactggaattgggaacgtcccattttgtacacgggtattttctacttatttatctgttgtgtactggaatgttttccattctttgtgtatttatatattaaattattttctcgtacaataagggcatttaccatagataaataaaacattgtgcaagtttaaacataattatgtttgtatgcagaaatctgcaaatgcaaccgagtttaccaacggctattattagataaactgctccggttcatttgaacagcagtaatgtagagtacatgacgtagcgtgtgacgaagaagaaagtttgtCGCGTTCATagactcatttgaataaagtgatagaatggcataagggtctttatttaactatgctaaaataattattaaagaccctagatgcaaaatcgtcaattattgagttaaatggattattagatggattttaaaggataattaaaggtaagatactagttcttacgtgttttgatttttgtttgtacttttgtcgttccctgttctcggggaaatgattttaacatgggcgccattgatgcatcggatcacacacggcatacccataacgttatataaaaaacacgttctgcgcgtccttaaattcgtcgtccgaagtcggaaaacgtattgccctgtatattttgtcaaataaagtgtcagtcgctgcaattgtctgtttactcgtcaaaattgtcaaggacttcgatagctaaagaaacttcagcgtacagtttatttagtattgaaagacctgtacaaagtcgcgccagtcaaaaatcataaaaagcgacatttaaagttatggtagccagaactaggtcgtcgatggtgtacatgtatgttgacatcgacagcattttgtcaggagcaatcgccgccatattggatttgataattttctttcgaaaataaaatgaatcttcttttcgcggtcgtaatgtgttaaaattcgcatactgcgtaaaattgaatgtaggcatatggtgatattttttacttgttttacagtttgtgtgtgaattttttaaagactattttgcgtaccagaacaaatacatgtatatcactacgcatggttacatttgttagatttttagcgcttttatgactgaattaaaattattgttaaggttattagatctatttatgttaaatgtcacgttgaaaaaatcaaatgggataaatagaatacaaggattagcgttgaatacagagaagtttatgttgctcggctcgaacaccgaaagcgctcgccaaggctcgcgcttccggcgttctaagcctcgcaacataaacttctctgtattcaacgctaacctagtattctctatatgtctATATATTGATATCAATAGATATAcgtgtttttgtataaaataaagcGAACCATTTAACAATACAACATATGCTTTGCAAATGTTACAACTTGGGCCAATACTAATTAGGTGTACCGTTATAGACAGTTTCCACATCGGCGCCGTGTATTGTTGTgtaagttataaattatattattagttTAATTTAACTTTAAAGATCTAGGAAACaaatcaggggtggcgaaatctcaaaaaactatacttgtccacggacaacaatttaggaaatttaacttgtccgttgctgaactacacttgtccgttaaacttaatgtttatataaattataaacgcatttattgttatacctacacatgtaccattctaatcagagaaaatagtggccagtttcttagaaaactgatgatggcaagGGTGTAATCCTCgttgaaattgtgcatttcatatgcgttatattgtcaaaacattttttcatcacgttaattgttttaacaaagactcgttgaattaattacacacaactgtaaacgttttgttttattctcaaatgagcataagtaaatgtgtaatccgacaaacacttctgaattttaatgacagccatttccatatgcaacgtaactatccggcaatgctcgaatttgtatgaaataacatgagaaaaaaatgatgctagaatttagccaacatttggtatgggaaggtataaacccggaaatgtccggaaaacccggaattcttttaggtaaaaccaggaaaaggtaaaaatggttataaatgcattattattcgtccgatatgaattataatggtaccgttggaaaGAAGAGCATTCAAAGCTTCTAACGATATGAACATATTGTTTGGCAGGGTCGGGGTCGGTCTGTAAATTGCGGTCAAAGTCCGTCTacttttagtgtgtttttttcgcacacaaaaaatgcttaatggaaaacccggaaaaggtaaaagtggtttagaggaaacagttttattcattcgatattaattaaaatggtacctttgtaaagaggatcctgataagtgcctacgaatgattttgatttatatattatattgggGGTAAATAGTATATATGATGGCTTTTGTTGCCGTGAGAGCAATAAGGGAAAGACAGCGGGTGGTTTGACTATTTTCCCTCGTGATCTTATTTCTGGAGtcaacttattattttattaaaaacatgcgacgttgtttttgtttcatttcattgtgccttagaaagttacagttatgttgctcttgtgaacatacaaccattgagtagttgaatagtttaatcaaattaagcgtattctcttttattgtagtttgattgaaattgtcatgcaattaggttaattagtgttttgcttTTGAAGGTTTTTTTTCCTTTGGCAAAGTGTAATGTGTCGGCGCCCTTAAACCGGGTCTAAACCTCAGGCTATGCGTTGCTTTGCATTTGCCATgttaatgcggtgaccccagtgtgtgtcgtgttttttgtcttgtgtctaattaaattgcaattggccacatgccttaaatgaccggccttgttttgatgatacaataatttcctgcagatgcaacttgatattaacgttatttataattgatattggactcgaatctgttagttcatccataatacacaattattaaacagcGTACATTCATCAGCATAATTCGCTAAACGTTATATGAAGCGATGTAtcttattagaattttcaaaaccctagtgtgtgtgtttccaaaataatcgtacattatgatagtatgacgatattttgtacaatcctgacagacgcgttaactgatttatatttgcgtaaattacttgtattgccctcttttcgttattattgatgaaaatacggagcttcatatcacgttcggttatctctagcgccacctctgtttggagttgtattatttattgagtcAACTATACTTCCAAGAAGGTACTTGTAACCGATAGTAAAAATGAAGATAAGTACGTTTATATGTCTTCAACGATATCACAAGtcccttaaatgtaacatgtggaaAACAGCAATTAAGATTAAAGAAACCTCAGCTAATGTAATTTACGTCAGGCACAACACGTATAAAACAATGCCCAATTACCGGGGTCTTTGTGCCGATGTCGTTTGAACAGATAACGAACACAACAACCTGTAATGATGGTTTAATGTATAATGAACAGGATTTGATgtgaataaaagataatatatcccttttccgtatatacaagagaaattgagaaaaataagcttcagtctcgtgaaaatgtgacattttaagtCGTGGGGACAAAGCAGGATGAAGATCCTTATCGCGCATGCATACCACCGCTTTAGTTTTACATGAATTTGGTGGGGTTATCACAGGGGAGGGCGGAGGCgggcacaaatcttgaccaaagcgTGACCAAACGATCGTTATTTGGGCATTCATAACGGTGAATATAAGTGACACGAGTGTGGTGCTTTATGAAAATTTTGGTTTGGGGGactcaaaaaatgtatttgaaaatcttaacaagtattatcaaagtacggaatccggatagtgccattaatAATATCGTCCTTCTTTCATTACGGGCGATAGAACAAGTAATATCAAGTAATATcaagtaatatcaagaaacatgacGTTTCTATGGTGtgttttttcaataacaaatatgtgtcacTATGAGTTGTGTATTGGCTGCAGCGAATCTACCGTGTATCTCATTTCTGGAGAAGATCCTATCAGCAGCTAGGCCAGTGTTGACCAATTCACAATGAATTAACTAATAAGgatcttgtgtattcatttttGATACAGTGTATTCATGGCTCAAATCTCATTATTGCTGGTATGACACACCGTACTTTGTGCGACTAAacaatgcaaatgaaaataaatccagaaacagaaacttaagagaaatggcgagttgatacggattaaactgtatatagtttaatataagtatatacaaatatacacaatcgatctttaaaaaaataacatgttgtttttttttaattccgtagtattgttctgatattctagatgtgtttagaagatcatcatatttgccaaacatttacagggatatttttatgatataatagaataacaTTATCACTTACAAGCGGGTTTTTAAATTGCCTCGATCAAAATTACATtctcaaccttattcaacatataaattattgtgttctttattaattaggaaacatacatgcattcctaaatgaaaactttatttttaatatacattctgttttgacggtaatagccgttttactgcgacagtgaattgttagcatgaattagctttacacataagtatatagcttctgtatgggggaattaggtagagtccgacagattcctgtacaattgaggttaatagaggcaaatattacaagggccagaacttcctaaataataggcaatatataacttccggcattaacgtacaactgcatgtcgccctgagtataaatgaaaatccattgaaattataagaggagatgcgttcacaagaaattattcttatactaagtatattgaaaaaataatccaagggtcattagttcagtttaacggtaagcgatatttaaatttccgaaaaaaagACGAGAGAGCTTATGTCCGCACCTATGAaattgacgggagggtttttatccggatgccttatattcctattatatgcatgttaagtgataatgtcgaaagaaaagcgtgttgcacgaaaatcgactttaaatactccaaactaaattttagggtcggcaagaaaaaaaacgtcgggtcgggttaccggaaacaattttacgctttaaaactgtacctttaaaacagaaaatgtcataatttggtaggGAAATCAAACGACTTATACACATCGCacatctgatattgaaaaaatacttttgcatattttaggaacgtcataaattttccttcacaacgatattattttaattcaagtcggtagaaaatattgcttttataattactcttatcttttccgaattttacgcaaaacataattaggcattagaaatcataaaactttaccaactttggacgctaacaagagtgctaatttgatattgtaaaacattattgttgcatgttATACAAACCTTAGAGGGCCTTTCTACTAGgatacaattataattaatatggaaaaaataatatagcttttataatcacttaaacataggttttccttaaatgtcggtatctctgttttttgtattatatattgtgaaatgcgcatttttcagctgattcgtttgatataattatcatgacgctatgttaaaaaattaaaattgtattaagaaaacatgtacatcacatgcgCAATTTTTCTTGATggacggactttttgacgttacgtcatagcatattttgataataacatgagtataatattgacacatcatttaaatgttgttaacctatacaattacaactattattgtaacacttgatcaatatcaaatttcgtattttgcatggtttgtttttgaatacacgtttaaaaacaacaaataaaataagttgtaaataaaCTTAGTTTCACACAAGACAAACACATACCATATCTccaggttaatttcaaaactgtgttgactgccattactacgaaagtacaagtttttaaatgaaataacgaaattaatcctgaacttcttccatttagcttttgttttgacatttttattatcttatatttattcaaaccaagttatacatgaacagcacattcgtctttaaatactacttgtatgtatacgctgcactgtatctttttgagcaacagtatttaaaagtattttattaaaataatagacttgCAAAACCAGAATAGTTGTTGATAACCTGTCATTAGGCTAACGgagtttacattttgcaaatgcattttgtgttttgacctttttggtcagtcatcctggttattcacaatatcatgaggcgtttatGACACAAAGGTTGCATTGTATCAACCCATTCAGAacagtagtattatgttataacgtattgggttgttggttacatggttaacacgtactacagtatttttaaaatggtatcaacgccattgataagaaatgaagcattaggaagactagcaagcattgattaacaaagtataaaaatgaagtgtcttgaaacattacacgtgtttatatttgCGTACACAACCGGATTTATTAGCGGGATATTGTGAGTACAACGCCAAAATATACTGccgacataattattttgtttaccaaatatctccgctcaatttttacgccattgctttcggattggccaaacgcgtccaattgtgtcgtatcatatgatcaattgttcaagttatctTTTTTGTGAGGGAAAACTTTTTTTTCCTGTTaacgtgttatttggtgttttatctcaacataatcttccggtctttacatccatgtcagttggatttgaatgaattttcttcctgtccaattgtgtcgtaccatatgatcaattgttcaagttttcttctttgtcagggaaaactatttttttcctgtttacgtgttatttggtttttatctcaacataatattccggtctttacatccatgtcagttaaattttaatgaattttcttcctgtcttttttagtttcgggtttgaattatacaattggaaaaccaatcaagcacacgcgagtaagttgtacttcaggaagtagtgtgattttgctttaaatgcataatattgcttcataagctcacttgaaaatacgtcatgatgttataagtcagtcgtaattgtatgtagcgagttctaccattcaactcggttaaaaccacagtggtgttttaaaacagtatttcaatatataattttcatttttgcagatgaaataagccaggaaatgtaatgttcaaatgatacattatatatatgttttttatacataatgactattttaccgtctttgttcaactttaatataaattgtagttgattcaaacggaacacttcacccaatcaacggaactgtacgtaatccaactcggctttcggcttttcacgtcccaacgtcccgacgtttgtgagtctagaaatttagttaggtaggagcgatgtgacacactctgggttttccggacatttccgggttttatacctcccctttggtattaataatgcattttaaaatttaagacgaacgttcaacatttaggtacggaatgaacgagcaaaccagtctgtatactgcctattaaacagacgggccgaatgttgaaaatgcggcatgctagcctcctggtctcttatcatgcttatagaataagcgagaccactgtgcaggagagtgcccatattttagcttgattgctccgcaaatagcactgacaatgttatcgggtgtcaacatccgattttgtaaaacataataacggctttaatacaatctatttttttgtatttctcaacccgactggttgtccacggacaacttaattgaaaaaaatcagttgcccggacaaacaaatgtacgactcgggcaactcggacatttgatttcgccacccctgcaaaTAGTAAgatgtgtttgttatttataataatttgccTTATTTATTCACTTACCTGTGATTACGGAGATGACAGACGTGGCAGAGCAGCTTCATATCACATTCACAGAACATCGTCAGTTTCTCCGTTTTGTGCTCCACACATAACTCTAGTGAATCAACAGACTTGTTGTCACTTTCTTTTCTTGCAATTACTGAATGATCCTTGTGAAACCTATGGTGGGTAAACTTACaattttcacagaaatgttttaaacatatatgaCAATAAAACAGTCCTTCTTTCTGTATGCCATCATCTTCGCAGATTGAACAACACACGTCGTAAAAAATGTTTGAAACTTTGTGCTGCGACGTTCCCAACTTAG
This is a stretch of genomic DNA from Dreissena polymorpha isolate Duluth1 chromosome 7, UMN_Dpol_1.0, whole genome shotgun sequence. It encodes these proteins:
- the LOC127840084 gene encoding probable E3 ubiquitin-protein ligase MID2; the encoded protein is MAAKLGTSQHKVSNIFYDVCCSICEDDGIQKEGLFYCHICLKHFCENCKFTHHRFHKDHSVIARKESDNKSVDSLELCVEHKTEKLTMFCECDMKLLCHVCHLRNHRQCSQVVLLTDMVKRTTRPLEEAQIHTTYESLMERLEDTMKMGEQNIKYLNRMYEKVLEEIVDARRQINEQLDQRQQNTERKLRDLHSTLKKSLEFVTKYCVQSSSMMKGYNIKEIHKTSPERSFIMYRKCLDQTDYADLFFRDATKNEDIAFHLNTDLEKFLRSSTDFGLIASQETVSHYLSDPNKVVSIMEKSQYDARITTDKYVSYITGICKSSNGDLLIADGANNCVKLLNRAYTMIEQIQLPTSPMSMCNMSPNEMAVSVCNDDSVNEIHFLRVKKGRMEKINRLQLNHRCYGIAIHKGDLFVTSGTAVYQYTMTGRQVKTLYEDKSKCRYAVFQKDLCKPSEHICQALT